The Panicum virgatum strain AP13 chromosome 3N, P.virgatum_v5, whole genome shotgun sequence genome includes the window ccggcaacgtcgacaccagcaagagcacCAGCGGGACCATGTTCTTCCTCGGCGGATTCTTGGTCTGCTGGCAATCCATCAAGCAGAAGGTGGTGGCGCTTTCGAGCTGCGAGGCAGAGTACATCGCCGCCGCTTCTGCAGCAACTCAAGCATTGTGGCTGTCCAGGCTGCTCGGGGAGCTGCTGGGCAGCAAGGTggatgtggtggagctcaaggtggACAGCAAGTCTGCCCTTGCGCTGGCCAAGAACCCTGTTTTCCATGGTAGGAGCAAGCACATCAGGATCAAGTATCACTTCATCAGGGATTGCTTGTAGGATGGGAGCATCAAGGTTGATCACATCCCCACTACTGATCAGCTGGCCGACATCCTCACCAAGTCACTAGGGACGAGCTGGTTCCGGGAGATGAGGAAGAGGATTGGGCTGGAGCAGATCACTCAGCACTAGGCTTAGGAGGAGATTGATGGCATATAAGCCTAGTGTTTGTATCTTAATTATGCTTTAAGACTTGCCTTGGCTTCCAAGTTGAAGGGCCTTGGCTACTTTTGCTTTAGCACTTTAGTTGTTGGGCTGCTGGCTATATAAGCACAGCCAACCCCTCCCCTCTTGTAACAAGAATTCAGTTGTTCAATTCAATCAAGCGGCCTCGGTCAAGCTGACCTCTGGCCTTTACCCATGATTTCTGAGTGTTCTGGGCAACAAAATGCTAGTGTTGGATCTGGGGTGCTTACATGTTTATATCACATTACAATAAAAGTGGGTAGTAAGTTCCAGTTTTTGTGAAGTACTGACATGTTATTCTCTTACAATGAATTGATCTGTTCTTCTTGATTGAGTTTAACAAATTTGCTTTCCAAGGCCGCTGTCGGGTCTTTTGTTTATTCGTTGAACATATGCATCGTATCTTTTCATTGATTTCATACTGTAAAATAGGTGAACAATGCTGTGGGTACATTGGCCATGGGTCATTACTATGATGAGGATACAGTGGCTGCAGTGATAATTGGAGCAGGTACCAATGCTTCTTATATTGAACGCAGTACTGCAATCACAAAATGCCGGGGTCTTCTTACCAACTCTGACCTCACGGTATGTTTTGGATTTTTCCGCTTTATTTGGATTCTTCGGTTTTCAATGTGAAAATATTGATTCGTGATTGTACCTCATGTTATTAATGCTCTATTCATTAGGTTGTAAACGTAGAATGGGGTAGTTTCCGGCCTCCGCAAATACCATTAACTCCTTATGACATATGCTTCAATGTTGAGAAGAAACGCAATCACTATGACCAAGTAAGAATTCTTAAACTTTACCTTGTGGAAGCTTGTGAAAAATCAAGCCGAAAAGGTTTGGATCAATTAATCTGAAAGTCACACCATTTAATGCATCTAGGCTTTCGAGAAAATGATCTCTGGTGTGTATCTTGGGGAAATTGCAAGATTGGTATTCCAAGGAATGGCTCAAGAATCAGATGTATTTGGTTCTTCTGCGAATTTCTTATCGATCCCTTTCATATTCAGGTATCCTCCTTATATTTGCTAGTCATATTGTGATCTTAATTACAGATTGATATTTATTGTGATCATTTTTTGGCCGGTTAGTTTCATATGATTGCTATGAAATGCTAAAATCAATGTGACACGCCTACACTAAATCAGATATATTGCTCTACTGCTGCTTTCCCGTTTTCCACTTTGTTCTATTGCTTACTATGTCCTGATCCTTGTTGGATACTGCTTTGGCATCTCTATCTTCTttcttgtaatttttttattttagagGACATGTACAATTATGCTGAAACAGTTTGATTGAAAGACATTACATGGCTAGCCGAATGTTACAAACAGCCAGTAAGGTTATTGCTGATCCACACAACAAGATGAATTAATAGGGATAGTAACAACCTGTCTATTAGCTGTTGGAAAATGTTCCTTATTTCTTGCTAAATGAGTTTTTTTCCATTGTAAATTTCAAAGTTCCAACTTGAATAtatgttttgaaaaatattcaATTATCAGGTATATACAAAGACTATATATTTATTTAACATGCTAAGTTTTAGGGTTTTGTTTTAATAAGAATCTAGTTGAGGATGTCGATAACGTTATCCATAAACATAGAAACACGAAATGAGGcttctgcatgttcttcttgTATTGTCAAATTTTCACCTTTTAGGAATCTCTATGGACTGGTTGCCTAGGCAAATGATAAAGTTGAGCTATAGTAAGTTTGTCATTTTTTGTCATACAGTAGCCCTTGTCTAGCTGCTATTCGCGAAGATGATTCCCCAGATCTGAGGGTAGTCGGTAGGGTGCTCGAAGAACAACTGAAGGTAAGTTCTCATAGCTGATTGCTCACTTAAAATACTATTTCCATGTGAACCTGCCGCATTTTCATGACACAATCATCCCATCATCATCACATTATTTCCCTTGCAGATACAAGATGTTCCACTAAAGACTCGGAGACTTGTTGTGAAAATCTGTGACATTGTGACCCGAAGAGCCGCCCGTCTAGCAGCAGCTGGGATCGTTGCAATACTACAAAAAATTGGTCGTGATGGAACCCTTTGTGGCACCACCAATGATAGAAAAATAAGAGGCGAGCCAAAGAGATCGGTTATCGCGATCGAAGGTGGTCTCTACCAAGGATACTCAGTCTTCAGGGAGTATCTGAACGAAGCCATGGATGAGATCCTGGGTGATGAAATTGCCTCCACAGTTAGTATCAGGGTAATGGAGGGGTCTGGGATCGGGGCTGCGCTCCTTGCAGCGTCGTATTCGTCGACTAGACAAAATTCTGCATAGGCTTGACATATAGGTTTATCTCCTGAGTTGGTATTAGGATAAGGGTTGGGGCTGCGCTTCTTGCAGCATCATACTCGATGACTAGACAAAATTCTGCATAGGCTTGACCTAGGTTTATCTCCTGCTCAGGTGAAGTGGTAGGGGGCATATGTCCATCCAAATGTTGTACCTGGTAGGAATCAGTTCTTGTATTGTTGTATCCCTTCTGGTTTTTCAGAACATGTCTGCTTCTCATCTATGTAAATGTACATGCGGTGGTGGATCGACATCTAATGGTTAAAAATGGATCATTCGGTGACTTTAGACATCGACATTAATGACCTTGCATTGGGCCACACAAGGTAGGAACTTGTCTGACAGAATGTTGTGGACTGCAGTCTATAGATGTATGGTGGTCTCCGTTTGTGCATCGTATTGATACATACAGCTTGTTCAAAGGGTTATTATATATATGTAATGTAAATAGCTCCGAATATATATACTGATGATAGAGGAGCATGATTATTATCTTTGCCGTTACCAATAAATTTCAAAAGCACTACAAACacgaaatttaaaaatttaagtTTGCATCATATTGTTTTGGATTGTTCCAtaagtaaaataaaaaaatttaagttTGCAGTACATCCAAGTTATTCTTTGAGTAAAAATCAATTGTTCCATGATCCATTTTATATTGTTGTAGTAGGAAAAGAAATCCTTACACCGTATGTGTTCTTTTATTATTTCAGTAGTGAAAATCTATTACTCCACGATCTATTTTATTGTTTTAGTAGAAGAAATTCATTTTTTATATGTTTGGGTTGTTGTAGACATGATGATGaaaatttattattttaattTGTTTTTATCAGTTGTGAATTAATATTGTTCCAATGGTGAAAAGTCATCCTGTTGGATCCTCAGAAACCTAAATAGCCTTAATTAATAGGAACAATTGCTAGGGTATATTCTAGCTCGATTTGAATTGATACGCTGACCAATCGGTGAGATTAACATCCGGTGTCAATCTTTTCATCCTTCAGTTTGCTGATAGCAGGGCAGTACATAGAGGAAGAAAGCAAGTAGTTATACTACATGCTAATAAGGGcacaacatatatatacatgcagGTTTCGAACATGGCACAAATTAAAGATCCATATGTTGGTGTAAGACACTCTCCGGGACGAAGAGGTCACAACAGCTCTAGTGAAGGGAGGCGAAGCCCTGAGAAAGGAGTAACCGGCACAATGGCAGCACGAAAATCAAAGCGACAGAATAATTGCACTATATTCAATATGTCTCACACAGTTAAGGGGGGTATTTATAACCCAAAATCTCAACTACTCCCTGGCCAAAATCCCCTAACTACCCTCTAACCGCCAGCATCTGGAAATATTCCCTGGGCAAATTCATAATGTTACAACACTCGACACAACTTAGTGGAATTACAGCTGGACACTTCGTACAGATCTCTGACAGTGGGGCTATCTCACTTTGAGTCCCTTCGCCATAGAGGGTCTTCGCTGCGTCGGCGCAGAGGCTTTCGAAACCGCTTCGCCGTACCCTTCGCTGTACGCGCCGCCTCTTCGCTTCTCTTCGAGCGGGACTGGCTTTCGCTCGGTACCCTTTGCTCCAAGGCCTCCGCGCGCGCCCTCTTCACCTTTGCAGCTCGCTTCGCCGTTTCTTCCGCTTCCTTGCTCCCAGCCGACTGCCTTCGGCGACGGACAAAGGTAGCGTCCCCAACAGCAGCCCCTCGAGGCCACGGCTGTTCCTCGGAGCCGCTGAGGCCTCGACTAGTGCGCGTACGAAGCCACACCCCTTAAGCGCCACCCCTCGGATGTTCGCCTGCGAGCATTTGATGTTCCTGTAGTGTCAAAAGAACAACAagggtttttttttgaagtcgATGCATCGTCGCTTTGCGTGAAGTCGAGAATGCCCCTTAATTTGACTGTTGGATGGTTGCCTTGCGCTGTTATTTGACCATTGGAGGCGAGGGCAGTCTTGTAACTTTGCGTAACTTTGCGTGTTTCCCGGAGCGCGCCCCTGGCTATAAAAGGGGTGGTGGGAGTGTTTCTGCGAGCCCTGACTCGCACGAGCTTTCCTTGCAGTCGCCCTTCGCTTTCCGCTCTCTCTGCCTTCCACTGCCCTTCGCCACCTGCTCTTTGTTGTGCCTTCGCCACGGCTTCGCTCGAGGAGATGGCGCCTTGATCGACCGAGAAGCCACCTCCCACTCGTGCCTTGGGCTACAGCCACGTGACCCCAGAAATCCTCGAGGGGATGATCCTTCACGGCTTGGCCGACCGAAGCCAGGTGCGGGTTCTACCCATTGATCAGGCGTCGGCGCGGCCCGAGCCGGATGAAGTGGTGGTGTTCCGCGATTTCTTCACTGCTGGCCTTCGCTTTCCGCTGGACCCGGTGATCGTGGACATCTTCCGACTGTTCACGGTCTACCTCCACCAGATGATGCCCACCTCCTTCGTCAGGCTGAACCTCTTCATGTGGCTTGCGAAGACAGGCAGGGTCGAGCCCACTGCCGAAGCCTTCGCGCGCGTCTTTCGCATCCACTATCAGCCGAAGACTATAGTCGTGACGAAGAAGgacggcagcagcggcgacggAGAGCCCCAGTATGGCTGATATACCTTCACCTTCAGGCAAACAGCCCCGAGCCCTATCCCAGCATACCGGAACAAGTGGCCTGCGGAGTGGACCAACTCCTGGTTCTATCACAAGATCCGCCTAGACTCGAAGACGAACTCCAGCCCCCTTTGGGTCGCGAGGATTCCCCTTCTTCCGAAGACCCCGGTGGTTGCACCGCCGGACACCGCGGAGGCTAATGCTTTCGTGGCGTTGTTGTGGGTGGTGGTGAAAAGCTTCAGCACCCGGGATCTCGTCGAAGAGTTCTCGGCGTGCCAGTGCTTCACCATCCGGGAGGGGTGGGCGGTCAGCTCCTGGGTGCCCGAAGAGAAGTGGATGGAGGGCATCCCGATGCCTGACTTTATGGAGTGTTTTGGCCTCCACCGCGAAGGTgcgttgttgttttttttttgatctGTTCTCTTCGCTTTTGGTTTCAGACATTGATCCGAAGGCTATCAAGGTTGCCGCTGACGAATTCGTCGGCCCCATGGGCAACGTCGAATACAAGCAATTGGTGGAGAAGCACAGTGGCACTAGGAGGAACCGAGTTTTTAGCTTTTTCGGAATCAATCCTCCCCACCGCGAAGCCGAAGCAGTGGTGGCGGAGGCCGAAGAGAAGAAATAGCAGAAGGCTGCTGGAGGTGCGGGCGCTACTAGCACCCTCGAAAAGAAGAAGCGGCGAGGAAAAGGAAAAGCCGCCGGCGCGAGGGCGCCGAAGCGTCCGAAGCTTCTGGACTCCATCCTCGGCTCGGGACCGCTTCAGTAGAAGGGTGACTCCGAAGATGATGTGGAGGTGGAGCATCACGAAGAGCCTCCTTGCCAATCTCCAACCGCTCCCGCTCCAATTGAGGTGGCTTCCACCGCCGTGAGGCGTGCGCCCGCGCTGGAGTACAACGCGATGGTGGAGGAGAGCGACGAGGACGAGGGGCGCCATGCCTCTCCCATCCAAGTCAAGTCGCGGCCGCCCCAGATGATCCCTGATGCGCCCCCTGTAGGCGCTGATGCCGAAGCTAATGTCCAGGAGGAATCCGAGTCTTCTTCGGCATCTGGCGACGACGGCGAAGGCAAGCCTCTAGGTGATGCTCCAAAGAAGGCTGCCGTCTATACCTCGAGCATGAGCTCCGGCTCTTCGGGCGACAGCAGCGCCTACCTTGTTGGCAATGCTGATCCCGTTGAGGTGGCTGAGGCCCTAGGCACTTCGAGAGTGAAGCTCATTGGGGGCCAGGTTGTCGGAAGCCTCCGTTTCGAGAGCTGTGACCGGGAACACGAGTTCCTGGAGGAGGTCGGGGAGTCCTTCTGCTTCCCGCTGATGGAGAAAAGATTGATGGAGACCAGGGCGGCCAACGCCTTGCTGTGAGCGGAGGACCTTGCTTTGTAGTCCTTCGTGGCTGCCCACTACGCCCGAAGGCAATTGGAGGCTGAGGCAGGAGCCTCATCGCGGGTGGCGGAGCTTGAAGAGATGGTCTCCGCCttacaaaaggaaaagaaagatctCGAAGCGTCACTTGCTTCTGTACGCATTAGGGCGGAGACATCTATAAAGCAACTTGATGAGGCGCGTGGCAAGGCCACAGCTGCCGAAGACGCTGCCAAGACTACCGAAGTGGGCCGCAAGAAGGCCGAAGAGCTGCTGAAAGCTTTCCGTCAAGCTGTGGTCAATGaagacacccccccccccttcagAGTGAAGTGCATAATCTTCTTGAGCGCTTCGGCATCGAAGCGCCGCCTTTGGCTGGCGAAGAAGTGAACTCCGTTGAGCTTGTCGAGCTCTTCCGCTGGCTACGATGCTGTGTGGCCATGACCGATTGCGGCAGCCAGTTCTTTGTTGAGTTGAATACCGGTGTTGCAGCGCGCTCGCTCATAGCCGCGGTATGCTCTTTACTCAAGCCCTGACGGGTGACGAAGCCTCTGTGTCGAAGACTAAGCTTCGTACTCTACGCGCCCCTAGCGTGTAGTGGCCATCCACCGATGAGGTGAAGCCGGAGACGCTGCCAGCTCTTCCCCGCAACATAGCCAAGAATTTCATGGCGACATTCTTTCAAGAAAGGGGGCGAGAGCTGGTTGCACACGAAGGCGAACGCATGAAGGCTCAGGTAGGTCTGCTATTTGTTCGTTGTTGCCTTCGACTTTTCCCACTTTGAGTTGACACCCGTTTTGTTTAGCTGCAAGAAAAAGCAACGGAGTGGGCCGCCGAATTGTTGAATCTCGAGCGATGGTCCCCCGTCCGGCAATGATGGAGACGCCAAGGGCAAGATTGGCGCTGGCCTAGGCGATGACTGGCAGGACCCTGCGTCGGAACCTGTGCGGACCGCCAAAGGTATATTGCCCTTGCGGATGAAATGTGGGAACTTTGTTGTTTCTGGCGCTATGTGGCACAAGTTTAATGCGAACAGGCCTTGGCTGACCTTCGCTGAGTTCTGGCTAATCAAAGAGCGTGCTTATATCCGGCGCAACGTGCAATCGAAACGTTTTTTTACACTTTTACGCATGACGCGGAGAAGCACCGTGAGATTCTTCGCGATCATTTTATTCATCGCGACGTCAAGCACATGTTGAATAATGTTGTTCCATATTCGCCACCTGCTGGGCTGCTTGAGCCGAAGGCGGAGCCCATGGATGAATTCCACGGGGACTATTGCTTCATGTGTAAAGAAGAAGGTGCCTTTGTTCAAGGCGACTGATGGGGGCCATCATTTATTGCAGGGCCAAGATTCGAAGCATATCTCCGGAATCTGGCCGAAGAGATAATAGACGTCGCGGTCCGCAATGTCATTGATGAATTGGACCGCATTATATTCGAAGAGGAAGAATATGTTGTAATTTTAGAGTGAATGGGCGATGGCCCTGTGTAATTGTCATGTGATTGTAAAAATAAATCGTTGTGTAATAATGGTCGAAGCCCCTGTGTGTAACTTCTGTTTTTGAAGCACCACCTTTATTGATGTAATATTTCGGTCCTCCGAGGACGCATTGTATTTTagttgcgaagcgccaccccccccccctttgtGCTCTAGGAGGGACGTTTATTTTTGCGAagccttgaatttttttttgaagcgcCACCATTATTTGTTTTGGGGTGACTCTACGACTGCAAGGACGCAATCATGTTTGTtcgcgaagcgccacccccccccccccttgttcTTGGAGGAGTGAGGCGCGCTATATTGGTGGATTCAATTGTAGGTGCCTTGGGAACTATGTTTTGAAGGCTTTCGATGGGGGGGGGACCTTCGGCACTTATGCTCGCTTAGGTGGCCCTAGCCTTCCATGCCCTCGACGCTTTGGCGCGGAGGGACTTTTAGCTTTAGGGGggcttcggctctttagcacgTTTAGGCAAGCCCT containing:
- the LOC120668105 gene encoding hexokinase-10-like; translated protein: MGRAQWLSVAVGCAAAVTCAVAAALVARRAAALCRWNRAVEVVRGFEKGCATPTERLQRVVNSLAVEMFAGLASEDASKVRMLLTCVERLPDGSEEGIYYAIDLGGTSFRVMKLELGSGSMVINKKVEYRPVPEELTKGTSEDLFDLIASALKNFIEREGGKDEGRALGFTFSFPVRQASISSGSLIRWTKEFSIEEAVGKDVSQCLNEALVRNGLNLQVTALVNNAVGTLAMGHYYDEDTVAAVIIGAGTNASYIERSTAITKCRGLLTNSDLTVVNVEWGSFRPPQIPLTPYDICFNVEKKRNHYDQAFEKMISGVYLGEIARLVFQGMAQESDVFGSSANFLSIPFIFSSPCLAAIREDDSPDLRVVGRVLEEQLKIQDVPLKTRRLVVKICDIVTRRAARLAAAGIVAILQKIGRDGTLCGTTNDRKIRGEPKRSVIAIEGGLYQGYSVFREYLNEAMDEILGDEIASTVSIRVMEGSGIGAALLAASYSSTRQNSA